The Mucilaginibacter yixingensis genome window below encodes:
- a CDS encoding DUF58 domain-containing protein, which produces MAKDTKDLLSKVRKIEIKTRGLSSHLFQGEYHSAFKGRGMAFSEVREYQVGDEIRTIDWNVTARFNHPYVKVFDEERELTFMLLMDVSGSELFGTQHQLKQELATELCAVLAFSAIQNNDKVGVIFFSDKIEKFIPPKKGRSHILMIIRELIDFKPESKGTDIAGAIKYFSGVIKKRCTAFVISDFISPAFEDELKIANKKHDIIALKLFDKHEEEFPDLGLIPMKDEESGEVMWVNTGDKEVRKAFSAQAIKRNRMLQDTFKRTGVDYATIGTHESYVKPLMTLFKKRGSKR; this is translated from the coding sequence ATGGCTAAAGACACCAAAGACCTGCTGAGCAAGGTTAGAAAGATTGAGATAAAAACGCGGGGACTAAGCAGTCACCTGTTCCAGGGCGAGTACCACTCGGCCTTTAAGGGCAGGGGTATGGCCTTTAGCGAGGTGCGCGAGTACCAGGTAGGCGATGAGATTCGTACCATTGACTGGAACGTGACCGCGCGCTTTAATCACCCATACGTTAAAGTGTTTGATGAAGAGCGCGAACTGACCTTTATGCTGTTGATGGATGTGAGTGGGTCTGAACTTTTTGGTACCCAGCATCAACTGAAACAGGAATTGGCAACGGAACTGTGTGCCGTGCTGGCCTTTTCGGCTATTCAGAATAACGATAAAGTAGGGGTGATCTTTTTTAGCGATAAGATTGAAAAATTCATCCCGCCAAAAAAAGGCAGGAGTCATATTCTGATGATTATCCGTGAGCTGATTGATTTTAAACCAGAGAGTAAAGGGACCGATATTGCGGGAGCCATCAAATACTTTTCGGGCGTGATTAAGAAGCGCTGTACGGCTTTTGTGATCTCGGATTTTATTAGTCCGGCGTTTGAGGATGAGCTGAAGATTGCCAACAAGAAGCACGATATCATTGCTCTGAAACTGTTTGACAAGCATGAGGAGGAATTTCCGGATCTGGGATTGATCCCGATGAAGGATGAGGAGAGTGGCGAAGTGATGTGGGTAAACACCGGCGATAAAGAGGTGAGAAAAGCTTTCAGTGCACAAGCCATCAAGCGGAACAGAATGTTGCAGGATACTTTTAAACGCACGGGTGTAGATTATGCCACCATCGGCACGCATGAATCATACGTAAAGCCATTAATGACATTGTTTAAAAAACGTGGGAGCAAGCGATAG
- a CDS encoding MoxR family ATPase: protein MIQRESEFIDLLKMEMDKVIVGQKNMVDRLLIGLLADGHILLEGVPGLAKTLAINTLSKAIQADFSRVQFTPDLLPADLLGTMIYNQKKEEFVVRKGPLFANFVLADEINRAPAKVQAALLEAMQERQITIGDNTFPLPKPFLVLATQNPLEQEGTYPLPEAQLDRFMLKVVIGYPNKEEEKKIIRSNVSSQGMAKPNAIIKPEDIVRARQVAREVYMDEKIEQYIIDIVFATRYPDQYKLGQYKNLITYGGSPRASINLALASKAYAFIKRRGYVIPEDVRAVAHDVMRHRIGLSYEAEAENITTEDIITGILNTVDVP from the coding sequence ATGATACAACGCGAGAGCGAGTTCATCGATCTGCTGAAGATGGAGATGGACAAAGTGATTGTAGGGCAGAAAAACATGGTAGACCGCCTGCTGATAGGCCTGCTGGCCGATGGCCACATTCTGTTGGAAGGTGTACCCGGCCTGGCAAAAACGCTGGCTATTAACACCCTGAGCAAGGCCATCCAGGCAGATTTTAGTCGCGTGCAGTTTACGCCAGACCTGTTACCGGCGGATTTGCTGGGTACCATGATCTACAACCAGAAGAAAGAAGAATTTGTGGTGCGTAAAGGTCCGTTGTTTGCCAACTTTGTTTTGGCCGATGAGATTAACCGTGCCCCGGCCAAGGTACAGGCCGCCTTGCTGGAAGCCATGCAGGAGCGCCAGATCACTATTGGCGATAATACTTTCCCGCTGCCAAAGCCATTCCTGGTACTGGCAACTCAAAATCCGCTGGAGCAGGAGGGTACTTACCCGCTGCCAGAGGCGCAGTTGGACCGCTTTATGCTGAAGGTGGTGATTGGTTATCCTAATAAGGAGGAAGAGAAGAAGATTATCCGCAGCAATGTATCGTCACAAGGCATGGCGAAGCCAAATGCTATCATCAAACCAGAAGATATTGTTCGTGCCCGCCAGGTAGCCCGCGAGGTTTATATGGATGAGAAGATTGAGCAATACATCATTGATATTGTTTTTGCTACCCGCTACCCTGATCAGTATAAACTGGGGCAATACAAAAACCTCATTACCTACGGTGGCTCACCTCGTGCCAGTATCAACCTGGCCTTGGCTTCAAAAGCCTATGCGTTTATCAAACGCCGTGGTTATGTTATTCCGGAGGATGTGCGCGCCGTGGCGCATGACGTAATGCGTCATCGTATTGGCCTTAGCTATGAAGCCGAGGCTGAGAACATTACTACCGAGGATATTATTACCGGGATTTTGAATACGGTTGATGTACCGTAA
- a CDS encoding family 43 glycosylhydrolase has product MKKNFVGAAALVTACFVLIAATGKAQVAPAKYPSNKTVKDYPHTGEPPMPEVHAILDEPLRDVSICKGGDGAYYLTGTLGPQFMTDNEGIKLWRSKDLKNWQPLGLVWGIDRDGTWQKQWTEKNGQKRRALWAPEIHYLKGNYYIAYCITGLGTGLLRSTSGKPEGPYTSVNKPDAPLTKGIDASLFQDDDGTVYFLSGSGMISKMNSDMTALVTKPVQLTCVPDSDIDHHHPSRPCTQLNHVGFEGVFMFKRNGRYYLSCAERYFERYHCMTAEATNIMGPYSARYVSVPYAGHNTFFQDDKGQWISTLFGNDADAPIQKHAGLVPVEFDKDGHIRPKVN; this is encoded by the coding sequence ATGAAGAAAAATTTTGTAGGCGCCGCGGCTCTTGTTACCGCCTGCTTTGTATTGATAGCAGCAACTGGCAAAGCACAGGTTGCGCCGGCAAAATATCCGTCTAATAAAACCGTAAAAGATTACCCGCATACCGGCGAGCCGCCCATGCCCGAGGTGCACGCCATATTAGATGAACCGCTGCGCGATGTAAGCATTTGCAAAGGTGGCGATGGAGCCTATTATTTAACCGGCACCCTCGGTCCGCAGTTTATGACGGATAATGAGGGCATTAAACTATGGCGATCAAAAGACCTGAAAAACTGGCAACCGCTGGGCCTGGTATGGGGCATTGACCGCGATGGCACCTGGCAAAAACAGTGGACCGAAAAAAACGGTCAGAAACGCCGCGCACTGTGGGCGCCCGAAATCCACTACTTGAAAGGCAACTATTACATTGCCTATTGCATTACCGGACTGGGCACCGGCTTACTACGCAGCACCAGTGGTAAGCCCGAGGGCCCGTACACTAGTGTTAACAAACCTGATGCACCACTTACCAAAGGCATAGATGCCTCGTTGTTTCAGGATGATGACGGCACCGTTTATTTCCTGAGTGGCAGCGGTATGATCTCTAAAATGAACAGTGATATGACGGCCCTGGTAACCAAACCCGTGCAACTTACCTGTGTGCCCGATTCTGATATTGATCATCACCATCCGTCGCGTCCCTGCACACAATTGAACCATGTGGGATTTGAGGGCGTGTTTATGTTTAAACGCAACGGCCGCTACTATCTATCGTGCGCCGAACGCTATTTTGAGCGCTACCATTGTATGACTGCCGAAGCTACCAACATTATGGGCCCATACTCCGCCCGTTATGTTTCTGTGCCTTATGCCGGCCACAATACTTTTTTCCAGGATGATAAGGGTCAATGGATCAGCACGTTGTTTGGCAATGATGCCGATGCGCCAATCCAGAAACATGCCGGATTAGTACCGGTTGAGTTTGATAAAGATGGCCATATCAGACCAAAAGTAAACTAA